A genome region from Gossypium hirsutum isolate 1008001.06 chromosome A04, Gossypium_hirsutum_v2.1, whole genome shotgun sequence includes the following:
- the LOC107933405 gene encoding small ribosomal subunit biogenesis GTPase RsgA 1, mitochondrial isoform X1 — protein sequence MPITSFSLFRSRLPAITTVLRRHSPPYRHLFIVSAKQTPSNPRQSVSKKPQPNKNLLKAKHTFKDYSSLAPVLAPNETPSLSDSQAVGAVAAAQANFMRVIVQREPEDGMKTGLELLCVVRAVLKKIKRRVLVGDKVVVGSIDWVERRGVIENVFQRSSEIVDPPVANVDRLLVLFSMEQPPVEPFMLTRFLVEAESYRIPLTLALNKTELVDEETLFAWKNRLRSWGYEPVFCSVETKNGLDSLAFYLRDLTTVIVGPSGVGKSSLINVLRSDHRATDSLEGDNLFDPISGSKWFEDQRVGEVSTRSGRGKHTTRHVSLLPLLGGGYVADTPGFNQPSLLKVTKQSLAQAFPEIRKMLKDSEPAKCSFNDCLHLGEPGCIVKGDWERYPYYFQLLDEIRIREEFQLRTFGTKREGDVRYKVGDMGVQQAEPRLEPKKHRRQSRKRINQSLLDELDELEDDDDSLDLENDPIIRAIENENQ from the exons ATGCCAATCACTTCATTTTCACTGTTCCGCAGCCGTTTACCCGCCATAACCACCGTTCTCCGCCGTCACTCACCACCCTACCGCCACCTCTTTATCGTCTCCGCCAAACAGACCCCTTCCAATCCAAGACAAAGCGTATCCAAGAAACCCCAACCCAACAAGAATCTCCTCAAGGCTAAACACACCTTCAAAGATTACTCCTCCTTAGCTCCCGTCCTTGCCCCTAATGAAACTCCATCTCTTTCCGATTCTCAAGCCGTCGGCGCCGTTGCCGCTGCCCAAGCCAATTTCATGCGGGTCATAGTTCAACGGGAACCGGAGGATGGTATGAAAACTGGGTTGGAGTTGCTTTGTGTGGTGAGGGCAGTTTTGAAGAAGATAAAGAGGAGGGTTTTGGTTGGGGATAAGGTGGTGGTTGGTTCGATTGATTGGGTGGAACGGCGTGGGGTTATTGAGAATGTGTTTCAACGGAGTTCTGAGATTGTTGATCCGCCGGTTGCTAATGTCGATCGCTTGCTCGTGCTTTTCTCTATGGAACAGCCGCCGGTGGAGCCGTTTATGCTTACGAGATTCTTGGTTGAAGCTGAGTCTTATAGGATTCCACTCACGCTTGCTTTGAACAAAACGGAACTCGTTGATGAAGAG ACTCTTTTCGCATGGAAGAATAGGTTGCGAAGCTGGGGCTATGAACCGGTCTTTTGCAGTGTTGAGACCAAAAACGGACTTGATTCTCTTGCATTTTACTTGAGGGATCTAACAACTGTAATTGTTGGTCCTAGTGGGGTTGGGAAATCAAGCCTTATCAATGTTCTTCGAAGTGATCACCGCGCTACTGATTCCCTTGAAGGAGATAATTTGTTTGATCCC ATTTCAGGCAGCAAGTGGTTTGAAGATCAGAGGGTTGGGGAGGTCTCGACAAGAAGTGGCAGAGGGAAACACACTACGCGACATGTTTCGTTGCTTCCACTATTGGGAGGGGGCTATGTTGCCGATACTCCGGGGTTTAATCAACCCAGCTTGTTGAAAGTGACAAAGCAATCTCTTGCACAAGCTTTTCCTGAG attCGGAAAATGCTAAAAGACAGTGAACCTGCAAAATGCTCATTCAATGATTGCTTACATCTTGGTGAACCTGGGTGCATTGTGAAAGGGGATTGGGAAAGATATCCATACTATTTCCAACTTCTCGATGAGATCCGAATCAGAGAGGAATTTCAGTTGAGGACATTCGGGACCAAGAGAGAAGGTGATGTCAG GTACAAAGTGGGAGATATGGGTGTTCAGCAAGCTGAACCTCGATTGGAACCGAAGAAACATCGAAGGCAATCGCGGAAAAGGATTAATCAGTCGTTATTAGATGAATTAGATGAACTTGAGGATGATGATGATAGCTTAGACTTAGAAAATGACCCAATTATTAGAGCAATAGAGAATGAAAACCAGTAG
- the LOC107933407 gene encoding proteasome subunit beta type-5 — MKLDTTGMESAAPVWGSHNELVDGFSAAPSFELPNTTDFDGFQKEAIQMVKPAKGTTTLAFIFKEGVMVAADSRASMGGYISSQSVKKIIEINPYMLGTMAGGAADCQFWHRNLGIKCRLHELANKRRISVTGASKLLANILYSYRGMGLSVGTMIAGWDEMGPGLYYVDNEGGRLKGMRFSVGSGSPYAYGVLDNGYRYDMSVEEAAELARRAIYHATFRDGASGGVASVYYVGPNGWKKLSGDDVGELHYGYYPVMPSTVEQEMAEVTGA, encoded by the exons ATGAAGCTTGACACCACCGGTATGGAATCGGCGGCGCCGGTTTGGGGTTCTCATAATGAACTTGTTGATGGGTTTTCGGCTGCTCCGTCATTCGAGCTCCCAAATACTACTGAT TTTGATGGGTTTCAAAAAGAAGCTATTCAAATGGTGAAACCTGCTAAAGGAACCACCACACTTGCCTTTATTTTCAAGGAAGGTGTAATGGTTGCTGCTGATTCTAGAGCTAGCATGGGAGGCTATATAT CATCACAGTCAGTGAAGAAAATTATTGAAATCAATCCATACATGCTTGGAACAATGGCTGGTGGAGCTGCTGACTGCCAGTTTTGGCACAGAAATCTGGGAATCAAG TGCCGGCTGCATGAATTGGCAAACAAACGTAGAATTTCTGTTACAGGTGCATCAAAACTGTTGGCAAACATTCTCTATTCTTACCGTGGAATGGGACTATCAGTTGGAACCATGATTGCTGGATGGGACGAAATG GGTCCCGGACTATACTACGTGGACAATGAAGGGGGAAGGTTAAAAGGAATGCGTTTCTCTGTTGGGTCGGGTTCACCATATGCTTACGGTGTGCTGGATAATGG CTATCGGTATGACATGTCAGTTGAAGAGGCAGCAGAGTTGGCTCGAAGAGCTATTTATCATGCCACATTCCGAGACGGAGCCAGTGGTGGTGTCGCCAGCG TTTATTACGTGGGACCGAATGGCTGGAAGAAGCTATCAGGCGATGACGTTGGAGAACTTCACTATGGATACTATCCGGTGATGCCGAGCACGGTAGAACAGGAGATGGCCGAAGTAACTGGAGCCTAA
- the LOC107933324 gene encoding 60S ribosomal protein L17-2, whose translation MVKYSKEPDNPTKSCKARGSDLRVHFKNTRETAFAIRKLPLVKAKRYLEDVMAHKQAIPFRRFCGGVGRTAQAKNRHSNGQGRWPVKSAKFILDLLKNAESNAEVKGLDVDALHISHIQVNQAQKQRRRTYRAHGRINPYMSSPCHIELILSEKEEPVKKEPEIQLAASKSKKSPASS comes from the exons ATG GTGAAGTATTCGAAGGAACCCGATAATCCCACCAAAT CCTGCAAGGCAAGGGGCTCTGATCTTAGGGTTCATTTCAAG AACACAAGGGAGACAGCTTTCGCCATTAGAAAGTTGCCATTGGTTAAGGCTAAAAGGTATTTGGAGGATGTTATGGCCCACAAGCAAGCCATACCATTCCGACGCTTTTGTGGTGGTGTTGGACGTACAGCACAAGCAAAGAACAGGCATTCTAACGGACAAGGTCGCTGGCCTGTAAAATCAGCAAAGTTCATTCTAGATTTGCTGAAGAATGCTGAGAGTAATGCCGAG GTTAAGGGTTTAGACGTCGATGCACTCCATATTTCTCACATCCAGGTTAACCAGGCCCAAAAACAAAGACGTCGTACTTACCGAGCTCATGGAAGAATCAACC CTTACATGTCCTCTCCTTGCCACATTGAGTTGATTTTGTCCGAGAAGGAAGAACCTGTCAAAAAAGAG CCTGAGATTCAATTGGCAGCGAGCAAGTCCAAGAAGTCCCCAGCTTCTTCTTGA
- the LOC107933405 gene encoding small ribosomal subunit biogenesis GTPase RsgA 1, mitochondrial isoform X2, which yields MPITSFSLFRSRLPAITTVLRRHSPPYRHLFIVSAKQTPSNPRQSVSKKPQPNKNLLKAKHTFKDYSSLAPVLAPNETPSLSDSQAVGAVAAAQANFMRVIVQREPEDGMKTGLELLCVVRAVLKKIKRRVLVGDKVVVGSIDWVERRGVIENVFQRSSEIVDPPVANVDRLLVLFSMEQPPVEPFMLTRFLVEAESYRIPLTLALNKTELVDEEISGSKWFEDQRVGEVSTRSGRGKHTTRHVSLLPLLGGGYVADTPGFNQPSLLKVTKQSLAQAFPEIRKMLKDSEPAKCSFNDCLHLGEPGCIVKGDWERYPYYFQLLDEIRIREEFQLRTFGTKREGDVRYKVGDMGVQQAEPRLEPKKHRRQSRKRINQSLLDELDELEDDDDSLDLENDPIIRAIENENQ from the exons ATGCCAATCACTTCATTTTCACTGTTCCGCAGCCGTTTACCCGCCATAACCACCGTTCTCCGCCGTCACTCACCACCCTACCGCCACCTCTTTATCGTCTCCGCCAAACAGACCCCTTCCAATCCAAGACAAAGCGTATCCAAGAAACCCCAACCCAACAAGAATCTCCTCAAGGCTAAACACACCTTCAAAGATTACTCCTCCTTAGCTCCCGTCCTTGCCCCTAATGAAACTCCATCTCTTTCCGATTCTCAAGCCGTCGGCGCCGTTGCCGCTGCCCAAGCCAATTTCATGCGGGTCATAGTTCAACGGGAACCGGAGGATGGTATGAAAACTGGGTTGGAGTTGCTTTGTGTGGTGAGGGCAGTTTTGAAGAAGATAAAGAGGAGGGTTTTGGTTGGGGATAAGGTGGTGGTTGGTTCGATTGATTGGGTGGAACGGCGTGGGGTTATTGAGAATGTGTTTCAACGGAGTTCTGAGATTGTTGATCCGCCGGTTGCTAATGTCGATCGCTTGCTCGTGCTTTTCTCTATGGAACAGCCGCCGGTGGAGCCGTTTATGCTTACGAGATTCTTGGTTGAAGCTGAGTCTTATAGGATTCCACTCACGCTTGCTTTGAACAAAACGGAACTCGTTGATGAAGAG ATTTCAGGCAGCAAGTGGTTTGAAGATCAGAGGGTTGGGGAGGTCTCGACAAGAAGTGGCAGAGGGAAACACACTACGCGACATGTTTCGTTGCTTCCACTATTGGGAGGGGGCTATGTTGCCGATACTCCGGGGTTTAATCAACCCAGCTTGTTGAAAGTGACAAAGCAATCTCTTGCACAAGCTTTTCCTGAG attCGGAAAATGCTAAAAGACAGTGAACCTGCAAAATGCTCATTCAATGATTGCTTACATCTTGGTGAACCTGGGTGCATTGTGAAAGGGGATTGGGAAAGATATCCATACTATTTCCAACTTCTCGATGAGATCCGAATCAGAGAGGAATTTCAGTTGAGGACATTCGGGACCAAGAGAGAAGGTGATGTCAG GTACAAAGTGGGAGATATGGGTGTTCAGCAAGCTGAACCTCGATTGGAACCGAAGAAACATCGAAGGCAATCGCGGAAAAGGATTAATCAGTCGTTATTAGATGAATTAGATGAACTTGAGGATGATGATGATAGCTTAGACTTAGAAAATGACCCAATTATTAGAGCAATAGAGAATGAAAACCAGTAG